A portion of the Juglans microcarpa x Juglans regia isolate MS1-56 chromosome 1D, Jm3101_v1.0, whole genome shotgun sequence genome contains these proteins:
- the LOC121253351 gene encoding GATA transcription factor 18-like encodes MMHRCSNAQGNMVGPCSCGLFHSQSNSFSMLFSMPDHIPYEDSETYSFTSSSASVDCTLSLGTPSTRLTEDDEKRRRSGSSVSKYSCWDVLQNKHSPSSAPQTYKTSRAGNNASSSNSVNDSLLARRCANCDTTSTPLWRNGPRGPKSLCNACGIRFKKEERRATAAATSNGGSPGLMEPNHILGHHNNSWYAHSQTQKMPCFAPAAVGNEFRFIEDNDRDSDAGIPFLSWHLNVTDRPSTLVHDFTR; translated from the exons atgatgcACCGCTGCAGCAATGCTCAGGGGAACATGGTGGGGCCTTGTTCTTGTGGTCTGTTTCACAGCCAAAGCAATTCCTTCTCCATGCTATTCTCCATGCCCGACCATATTCCTTATGAGGATTCCGAAACGTATTCCTTCACTTCGTCGTCTGCTTCAGTGGATTGCACCCTCTCTTTAGGAACCCCATCTACTCGTCTAACCGAAGATGACGAAAAGCGACGTCGCTCTGGTTCCTCAGTGTCCAAGTACTCTTGCTGGGACGTGTTACAGAACAAACATTCACCTTCATCAGCACCTCAAACTTACAAGACTTCCCGTGCAGGCAATAATGCTAGCAGCAGCAACTCGGTCAATGATTCTCTCCTCGCTCGCCGTTGTGCTAACTGTGACACCACTTCCACACCCCTTTGGAGGAATGGTCCAAGAGGCCCAAAG TCGCTATGCAATGCTTGTGGGATTCGATTcaagaaggaagagaggagagcCACTGCTGCGGCCACCAGCAATGGTGGTTCCCCAGGACTAATGGAGCCAAATCACATCCTCGGCCACCACAACAATTCATGGTATGCCCATTCACAGACCCAGAAAATGCCGTGCTTTGCCCCAGCTGCCGTTGGCAACGAGTTCCGTTTCATCGAAGACAATGACAGGGATTCCGATGCCGGCATTCCCTTCCTTTCTTGGCATCTCAATGTCACCGATCGGCCGAGTACTCTCGTCCATGACTTCACTAGATGA